GGGCACGCGCCAAGGCTTCGTAGTCGAACGCGTCGTGATCCGTGAGGACGACGACCGCGTCGGCAGCTTGCACCTCATCGTCGGAGACGTCGACCAGCGAGATCCGTCGGTCGACCTGCTCGGAAAGGACGTAGGGGTCGGCCGCCCTCACCTCCGCACCGAGCGCCAGCAGCCGGTCGGCGACGACCATGGCCGGCGATTCCCGGGCGTCGCCGGTGTTCTTCTTGTAGCTGAGCCCGAGCAGCAGCACGCGGCTCCCGTTCACGGCCTTGTGTGCGCGGTTCAACGCCACTGTCAGGCGACTCACCACGTAGTCGGGCATGTGGTCGTTGACGTCGTTGGCCAGCTCGACGAAGCGGAACGACTGCCCGAGCGCGCGCTTCACACGCCACGAGAGGTAGCTCGGGTCGATCGGGAGGCAGTGGCCACCGACACCCGGGCCCGGTGTGAACCTGAGGTAGCCGAACGGCTTGGTGGAGGCGGCGTCGATCGCCTCCCACACGTCGATGCCGAGATCACTGGCGAACATCGCCAGCTCGTTGACCAACGCGATGTTCACGTGCCTGAAGGTGTTCTCGAGCAGCTTGGTCAGCTCCGCTTCCTTGGGGCTGCTCACGGGCACCGTCTGCTCGACGATGCTGTCGTAGAAGCCCTTGACGGCCTCGAGTGAGGCGGCGTCGATTCCGGAGACGACCTTCGGCGTGTTGACCACGTTCCAGGTCGGGTTGCCGGGGTCGATGCGCTCCGGGCTGTAGCCCATGTGGAAGTCGCGCCCGGCGGACAGGCCCGAGCCCTCCTCGAGGATCGGGAGCACCAGCTCCTCGGTGGTGCCCGGGTAGGTGGTCGATTCGAGGATGACGGTGGCACCCGGCCGCAGGAACCGGGCCAGGACGCGGGCAGATTCCTCGATGTGCGAGAGGTCGGGGACGCCCTCGCGGAGTGGGGTCGGGACGGTGATGACGGCGACGTCGAAGCCGGCGCAGCCCCGAGGCTCCGATGTGGGCTCGTAGCGGCCGGTGGCGAGGGCGGCGCCGAGGACGTCGGCAGGCACGTCCTCCACGAAGGACTCGCCGCCGCTGAGGCGCTTGACCCGATCGTGGGCGATGTCGAACCCGACGACGTGATGGCCGACCTCGACGGCTCGCATCGCGAGCGGCAGGCCGACGTAGCCCTGACCCACGATGACGACTCGTGTCGGGGACGTGTCGGTCATGTCGCTATCCTCGCGCTTCGTCGTGGAGGCGGCCCTCGCGGCGAGTTGCCGTACCTCTGCAAAGGTGCGGGCTGCTCAATGCGCGGGCACGGTGTGTTCGATGAACTCGGTCACCGAGCCGTTGAACGCGTCGTTGCGGTCGCCGGCCACCATGTGCCCGGCTCCCGCGACGTCGACGACCTCCGCGTGGGGGATCAGCTCTCGCAGCTCTCGCACGCCGTCCTCGCTGACGATGTCGCTCATCCGTCCGCGAACGAGCAGGGTCGGGACGCTGACCCGCCGTGCCGCCGCGGCGAGGCGGTCGTGGTCGACGAGCCCTTCCTGTCCGTCGATGCCGTCCCGGCCGCGGACGAAGCGAGGGTCCCAGTGCCAGTGCCATTTGCCGTCGCGTTGACGCAGGTTCTTGCGCAGTCCCGAGAGGTCGCGCGGTCGGGGCCGGCTCGGGATGTACGCGGCGATGGCGTCCGCGGCATCCTCCAAGCGCTTGAATCCGCCCATGCCCTCGAGCATGAAGTTCCGGATGCGCATGGCACCGTCCATCTCCACCATCGGTGTGACGTCCACGAGCACGAGCGCGGTCGCCACCGGATCGTCCGACTCGCCGACTGCGACGAGCGACGCGAGGCCACCAAGGGACGCGCCGACGAGCGCCGGGCGCTGTGGCAGCGCGGCGGAGACGGCGAGCACGTCACTCGCGAAGGCGCCCATGCCGTAGTCGCCGTCGGGTGCCCACTGGCTGTCGCCGTGGCCGCGCAGGTCGACCGACAGCGCGTATCGACCGCGGGCCGCGAAGGCGTTGCCGGCGGTGCCCCACGCGTGGCGGGTCTGGCCGCCGCCGTGCAGCAGCACGACCGGAGGGTTCGCCGGGTCGCCGTACGCGGTCGCCGCGAGCTCGAGGTCGTGGCCCGCGATGCGAAGATCGGTCACCCGCGCATCATGACCGGCTCTCGTCGGGCACGAAGCGGGGAATCGTCACCGTCTCGTTGACGTCGTCCCAGGCCACGACGACCGGCAGGCCGATCTCGACGGCTTCGGGGTCGACCTCCAACACGTTGCTCACGAGCCGGCAGCCGGGGGCGCCTTCGAGGTCGATGACGGCGACGACGTTCGGCACCGCGTCCTCGAGCTGGGGGATCAGCGCGCGACGGGTGATGACGAACGTGAAGACCGTGCCCCGACCGGACAGCTCCACCCACTCGACGTCCTGGTGACGACACGTGTGGCAGAAGGGCACGGGCGGCATGCGGAACGTGCCGCAGTTGGTGCATCGGGGGGCGACGAGCCGGTGCTCGCCGGCAGCCCGCCAGAACGGTTCGGTCCACGGGTCGGGCGCGAGCTCGGCCATGAAGTCGGGCATCTCGGGAAAGATCCGCGTGCGTTCGATGGTCACCTCCTCAGGATGAGCGCGCTGACAGGAATGGACGCAGGACCACCGGTGACGAGCGCGAGCTCCGCCCCCTCGACCTGGTTGACCGCGGTCCCTCGGATCTGCTCGACGGCCTCGCGCACGTGCGTCATCCCGATGACGTACGCCTCCGAGAGGTTGCCTCCGTGCGTGTTGACCGGGATCGACCCGTTCGGCCACCGGATGCTTCCCTCGGCGACGAACGGGCCGGACTCACCGATGGCACAGAACCCGTAGTCCTCCAGCTGCATGAGCACCATCGGTGTGAAGTGGTCGTAGAGCAGCGCGACGTCGATGTCTCGGGGACCAACGCCCGCCATCTCGTAGACGCGCGTGGCGACAGGACGGTGGCCCGACGAGGCGAAGTACTCCTCGGGCATGCCGAACCAGCTGATGGCCTGACCCCACCGTCCTGCACCGCCGTTGGCGGACCCCACGACATACGCGGGCGGGTGGCGCAGGTCGCGCGCCCGCTCCGCCGAAGTCGTGATCACCGCCACCGCGCCGTCCGACTCGAGGCAGAAGTCGTAGAGACAGAGCGGATCCGCGATCATCCGCGCCTCGAAGTACTCGTCGAGCGTGAGCGGCGTCCGCATGATCGACGTGGACCGTCGTATGGCGTTGTCACGGGTGGAGATGGCGACCTCGGCGAAGTGCTCGCGCTTCGTTCCGTACTGGTGCATGTGCCGGCGGGCGAGCAGCCCGAACATCTGCCCGGGTCCGGCGAGCCCGGAGGGGCCGAGGAAGTCGTTCTCGGGTGTGCGCGGGACCGAGGAGTAGGGGCCACCACCCGCCGCAACCCGCGTCTCCTTCCGGGCGAAGATCGAGCCGAACCGCTGCCCTCCCTGCGCAAGTGTCATCAGGCTGACGACGACGTTCGCCATCCCGGCGTGGATCGCAGCGGCCGCCAGGCCGACGGAGCCGGCGGATCCACCGCCTCCACCCGTGAGCGTCGCGGTGAAGCGCACCTCGGGCACGCCCAGGATCTGCGCGATCAGCGAGGTGTCGAACCCGCCCGAGTAGAGGGCGAACCCGTCGAGGTCGTCGACCGTGAGGCCCGCGTCGTCGAGCGCGGTGATGGTCGCCTTGCACGCCATCTCGATCAGGGTCTGCGGCCACGACTCGCCTCGTTTGTAGTAAGGCGTCGAGCCCACGCCGACGACCGCGGCCTGGTCCTTGACCGTCATCGCGTCAGATCCCTCGGGGGGTTGCCGTCGTCATCCGACGGCGGACGGTAGCTCCGGTCGCCGTCGCGCGCCGGTTCGGCGGCATCATGGGGGGTTCGAGATGAACATCGCCATGCTGCTCGAGATGGCGGCCGAGTCGCTCGGCGACCGCGTCGCGGTCAGCTCACCCGACCGTGGCGCGCTCAGCTACGCCGAGTTGCTCGGGCGCTCCCGGGCGGCCGCGTGCCTCCTGGCCGAGCTGGGCGCCGAGCGCCTCGTCACCGTCGACCTCAACTCGGAAGCGGTGCCGGTCGGCCTCTTCGGAGCGGCGATGGCGGCGGTGCCCTACGTCCCGCTGAACTACCGCCTCGCCGACTCGCAGCTCGTCGCGGTGTTGATGCGCGTGGCACCGGCCGTGGCGGTCGTCGATCCGTCGCGGGCCTCGCGGGTGGGCGGCGGCGTTCCCGGCCTCGACCTCGTCACCCGCGACGACCTGCTCGGTGCTCGCGTCGGAGCCGCCCCGCCGGAGGCCACCGACCCCGACGCGATCGCGGTGTTGCTGTTCACGAGTGGCACGACGGGCGAGCCCAAGGCCGCGGTCCTGCGGCACCGCCACCTCACCGCCTATGTCCTGGAGAGCGTCGAGTTCCTCGGCGCCGATCCCGGCGAGGCCGCGCTCGTGAGCGTTCCGCCGTACCACGTCGCGAGCATCGCCGCGGTCCTGACCTCGGTCTGGTCCGGCAGGCGGATCGTGTACCTGTCCCAGTTCGACCCGGCCGCCTGGGTGCAGACGGCCCGCGCCGAGGAGGTGACCCACGCCATGGTCGTGCCCACCATGCTCGGCCGCATTCTCGACGTCCTCGAGCGCGACGAAGGGCTGCCCGCGCTCCGGCACCTCTCCTACGGCGGCGGCCGGATGCCTGCAGCGGTGGTGGAGCGGGCGATGACGCTGCTTCCCCATGTCGGCCTGGTGAACGCGTACGGGCTCACCGAGACGTCCTCCACCGTCGCCGTGCTCACCGCGGAGGACCACCGCGAGGCCTTCGCCAGCCGCGAGCCGGCGGCACGCGCCCGGTTGGGCTCGGTCGGCAAGCCGTTGCCGAGCCTCGAGCTCGAGATCCGCGACGCCGACGGACGGCCGGTCGCCACCGGCGTGCGCGGCGAGATCTGGGTCCGAGGCGAGCAGGTGTCCGGCGAGTACCTGGGCCGGGAGCGAGCGTTGAACGACGACGGCTGGTTCCCGACCAACGACGGCGGTCGCCTCGACGACGCCGGCTATCTGTACGTGGACGGTCGGCTCGACGACGTCATCGTGCGAGGCGGCGAGAACATCTCGCCCGGCGAGATCGAGGACGTGTTGCTGGAGCACCCCTCGGTGGCGGAGGCCGCCGTGGTCGGCGTGCCCGACGACGAGTGGGGCGAGGCCGTGGCGGCCGCAGTCGTCCTCGTCGACGACGGCCGAGCGACAGAGGCCGAGCTGCAGGACTGGGTGCACGTGCACCTTCGTTCCTCGCGCCGTCCCGCGCAGATCCAGATTCGCACGGAGCTCCCGTACAACGAGACCGGGAAGCTGCTTCGGCGCGAGCTGAGGGCGGAGCTCTCGACGTCTTAGTGTTGATCGCGTGGCGAACCGCGGGGCAGCGTTCAAGGACCTCATCGCGCAGCTCGACTACCCGATGATCGTCGTGACGACCGCGACGGCCGGTGAGCGCGCCGGTTGCCTCGTGGGCTTTCACACCCAGAGCAGCATCGACCCCGAGCGCTTCGCGGTCTGGCTGTCCAAGGCCAACTACAGCTTTCGCGTCGCCCTCTTCGCCGAGACGTTCGCCGTGCACGCGCTCGCGGCGACCGACACGGAGCTGGCCACCCTCTTCGGCGCGCAGACCGGCGACGAGATCGACAAGTTCGGCCGGTGCCGGTGGACCGAGGGGCCCGACGGTGTCCCACTCCTCGACGACTGCCCCAACCGCCTGGTCGCACGTCGGATCGGTGCGTTCGATGACGGAGGCGACCATGTGTGCGTCGTCCTCGAACCGCTCCGATCCGAAGTCGCGGGGCCCTTCGAGCCGCTGTCCTCCCGACAGGTGCGACACCTGCAGGCCGGACACGACGCCCACGACCGGCCCGTGCCGGGGCCGCGGCCGTGAAGGCGGTCGGTGAGCCGGCTCAGAAGAAGCGTCGGATCGGCGTGGCGAGCCGCTCGTACGCCCGCTGCGTCGCCGAGCGTTCCTCCCAGCGACCGGGCTCGATCTCCGCGCAGCGCTCGAGGTCGTCGTCGAAGTGCTCGTCCAGCGTCTTCACCAGGGACGGGTCGAGCACGACGACGTTGATCTCCTCGTCCAGGGCCATCGACCTGCTGTTGAGGTTGGCGGAGCCGATGTTGGCGAGACAGCCGTCGACCGTCATGACCTTGGCGTGCAGCATGCTCGGCTGGAAGTTCCAGATCCTGACGCCGATCTCGAGCAGGCGCTGGTAGGTCGCCTCGGCGGCGATCTGCACGAAGCGCTTGTCGGCGTGCGGCCCCGGCAGGAGGACCTCGACGCTCACGCCGCGCTGCACGGCGTCAGACAGGCGATCGGTGAGGTCGTCGTCGGGCACGAAGTAGGCGGTCGCGATGCGCACCCGTTCCGCCGCCAGCTGCACCAGCGTCCGGAAGAGCGTAGCGATGTCGCTCCATCCCGTCTCCGAAGCCCCGCGTACGCACTGAGCACGTGCGTGACCGGGCTGAGGTTGATGGGGGAAGCGGTCGACGTCGTCGAAGAGGACGGGGTCGGTCTCGACCCAGTTGTCGAGGAACGCGGCGCGTAGCCCGTCGACCACGGGGCCCTCGAAGCGGAAGTGGGTGTCACGCCACTCGTGCTCGTTGCGGGCGTCACCCTTCCACTCGTCGGCGATGCCGACTCCGCCGGTGAACGCCACCGCCTCATCGACGATCATCACCTTGCGGTGGGTCCTGTGGTTGGTCTCGAGCGGGCGAAAGCGGTTGAGCGGTCGGAACCATCGCAGCACGACCCCGTTGTCGTGCATGATGTCGATCGCGGCCGGATCCATCGGTCGGGCTCCGTATGCGTCGAGCAGGACGCGCACGCGCACACCGGCTTTCGCCTTCTTGGCGAGCACCTCGGCCAGATGGGACCCGACCTCACCCCGCCAGTAGATGAACGTGAGGAAGTCGATCGTGTGCTCGGCCTTCTCGATCGCATCGAACATGGCAGGGAAGATCTCGCAACCGTTGCGGAGCGGGTCGACTCGGTTGCCTTCGGTGACAGGTACGCCGAGCACTCCCTCGAGGACCCGCCGCGCCCGCTGGGTCGGGTCGTCCGCGGTCATGCGCGCCCGAGTGCGGGCACCTGAGGCGACGACGACGCGCTCGAAGGGCCTGCGTCGGGCTCCGACTCGGCGACCTTCTGCTGGTCCTGGGGGGACGCGGCGTCGGCGCGCACCGCTTCCAGCTGGGCCGCGATCGCGGCACCGAAGAACAGCGCGATGGAAGTGAGGAGTGACCAGAGCAGGAGCGCCACCATGCCGGCCAGCGGGCCGTACGTCCGGCCGAAGGAAGCGCTGCGCGAGAAGAACTCCCCGAGGCCGACCGTCATCACGAACCACAGCGCGACGGCGACGGACGATCCGAACACGAGCCACGACCATGCCGGTTGGCGGCGGCGTGGGGACCAACGGAACAGCAACGCGATGGCCGCGAGCGCGAGGCCGACTCCGACCGGCCAGGCGGCGACGTCCCAGGCGCGCGCCCAGGCGGGGTTGCCGATCGAGTGGCTGATGGCCCGCCCGAACGCGAGCACGCCGACCGCAGCCGTGAGGAGAGCACCCACGCTCACCGCGAGCGCCAGCGCGAAGCCGTACTTGTGCAGCGCGGGTCGATCCTTCTCGACACCGTAGATGCGATTCAGACCTCGCTCGAGCTGGCCCATGGCGGTCGTGGCGGTGATGAGCCAGCCGATGACACCGAAGGCAAGGCCCATGTAGTTGTGCGACGCACCGGCCCGCTGCGCCTGCGAGATGGTGGTGGTGAGCAGGTCGGCAACGGGGCCGGGCGCGGCGCCCTTGACCGAGCGCACGATGACGTCGCTGATCCCACCATCGCCGAAGGCCCGCGCCAAGCCGACCAAGGCGATCATCCCTTGGATGGCGCCGAGGGACACCATGAACGCCATCGAACGCGCGTGGCTGAAGCCGTCGGACCATCGCAGCCGCTGGAACGCGTCGCTCAGGAGTCGCCGCCGCCCACACCGCTTCAAGGTGGCGCGGGCGTCGTCCCCGCTGAGCTCCCAGGTCTCGGGAACGAGTTGAGCCGTGCTCACGCCGGCACCCGCACGGTGATCGCGCCGGGCTCGACCCGGAACCTGAGCCGCGACACCTTCGAGCGGCTGCCGCCGTCGAGCTCGTAGAGCACGTCACGATCGAGGCGCACATCCACCTTGCGCGCCCGGGTCATGTGCACGAACGGCGACCGGCCCGGCTCCTTGCGCGCGGCGCGAGAGAGAAGTCGCAACCACTGCAGGCTGCCCTTGGCGGTAACGACGCCGACGTCGAGCACGCCGTCGTCGGGCTCCGCGTCACGGAACACGACGAGCCCGCCCGTAGCGGTGCCCACATTGCCCACGAGCACGCACGTCGCCGCGCCCTTGAACCACCGGACGCCGTCGACCTTGATCCGGACCTTGGCGGCCCCGGCCCGCGTGGCTTTCACGCCGCTCCGCACGTACGCGAGCCGGCCCAGCTTGTCCTTGCTGGAGCCGTCGGCCCCTCCGATCATGCGCGCGTCGAAACCCACACCGGCCATGACCGCAAAGTGCTCCCCGTTCACGCGCCCGACGTCGAGCCGTCGGTTGCGACCCGACAACGCCACCCGAAGGGCCTCGTCGAGGTCGTGCGGGATCCCCAGGTTCGTTGCCAACAGGTTCGCGGTGCCGGCCGGCAGGATCCCGAGGGCGACGTCGTGGCCCGCGAGCACGTCGATGCAGCGCTGCACCATGCCGTCACCGCCCCAGACCAGGACCAGCTCGGCACCCTGCCGGATCGCGTCCCGAACACGTTTCGGCGCCTTCCTGCTCTTGGGGACCTCGAACCAGAGGGGCTCCTCGACTCCCGCGTCGGCCAACTGCCTGCGGAGGTCGGGCAGGCCGCCGTCGAGGGACTTCCGTTGATGGGCGACGACGGCGACGCGTTCCATCAGACCCGTTCTCGCTCGAGTGGCGCGGACCCGTTCGATTCCGGCGCGCCGCGTGCGGCGACGTCCGCGGCCCGAAACGCGGCGAACGCGACGAACAACACCGCGGCCCCCATCACGAGGCCCGCTGCGACATCGAGGGGATGGTGCATCCCGCGGTAGACCCGGGCGAACCCGACCGCCGTCGGCATGATCACGGCTGCGGCCCAGGCCAGCACGCGAGACGCCTGACGGGCACCACCGGCGGAGACGAAGATCGCGATCGAGGCGTAGATGACGAGGACGGCGGCACTGTGCCCGGACGGATAGCTCGACGTCGAGGGGACGGACCCCAGCTTCGGGACTGCGGGCCGGGGTCGATCGACCAGGAAGTTCACCGCGAGGAAGGTGAACAGCTCGAGGCCGAGCCCCGCCACCAGCACCCCCGCGTCGCGCCAGCGCCGCCGGCGGGCGAGGATGATCACCACGAGCAACGCGATCGCTACGGCACCGGCCGTGTCCGCGGATCTCGACAGCACGCTCGTGAGGAGGTCGAGGGCGCCATCGCGATGCTCCGACAACCATCGGGTCGCCTCCACGTCGGCCCTCCCGACGGGGCCGCCCGCGAGCACCTTCGTCACGAGCAGGCCGAGCGCGAGCATGGCCACGCCGACTGCGACGTACCCGGCGACGAGGACCGATGCCGCTGCGGTCGCACGCGGGTAGCGGGCCCGAAGGCCGGTCCGCTCGGGGCCGATGTCCCCGACTCGTGTGGGCCACGCGTCGCTCGGGGGCTCGTTGTCTCGAGGGCGGGTGGCGTGCGTAGACGCGCTCGCCATTTGGCCACCGTTACCAAATCGCGACCCTCCCAAACGTCGCAGTGACGACGCCCGTTTCGGACGGTGGTGAGTTCGGTACTGAAATGAGACTCTGGTGATCCTCGCGAGCGTCTTCGTCCCTGCAGTCACCGCCGGTCTCCTCGGCTGGGCGCTCGCCCGTCGTTGGCCCCGAATCGACCCGGTCGCGCCGCGCCTCGCGGAGGACTCCTCGATCGTGAGGACCGAGGTACGTGAGCACCCTCGGCTCCGGCTCCTGCTGCGTCGGCACATCGATCCGTCCGCGGCAACCGGTCTGGTCTTGACCGTCGCAGTCGCCGCGCTCGCCAGCGTGATCACGGCGATTGGTCTCCTGCTGCTGATGGTTCGGACCCACTCGGGGTTGGCGTCGTGGGACCTCGCGTTTGCCCGTTGGGGCGCCGAGCACGCCACGCCCGTTTCGACCCGTGGCCTGCGCGACATCAGCCTCCTCGGCGGAACCGTCGGCGTGATCGCCATCGCCGGGGTGGTCGGCGTGCTCGAGTACAGGCGACGCCCGAATCGGGCGATCCCGGCGCTGCTCGCGCTCACGGTCCTGGGTCAGTTCGCGATCGTGAACATCGTCAAGGCGGTTGTCGACCGGCAGCGGCCGTCCGTCCATCAGCTGACGGGCTATTCAGGCTCGTCGTTCCCCTCCGGGCACGCGGCCGCCGCCGCGGCCACGCTCGCGGTCGTGGCGCTGCTCCTGGGTCGCGGGCGTCCGCGTGCGGTTCGCAACCTGCTCGCCGGGGGTGCGGTGGGCCTTGCCACGCTCGTTGCCGCGAGCAGGGTCATGCTCGGCGTGCACTGGTTCACCGATGTGCTCGCCGGCATGGCGGTGGGGTGGGGATGGCTGGCGCTCTGCTCGATCGCGTTCGGAGGGCGGCTGCTGCAATTCGGTGCTCCGGTGGCCGAGGCCGAAGCTATCGCCGAGCAGGCTCCGGCCACAATCAGCGATCGTGCCGAGTCTCGTAGCCCGGCGACGCGTCTTGGCTGACGTTTTGATTACGCTTTGATCACCCCTCGAGGACCCAAGCTTGACCTGTCGTCACCCAAGCCAGTGCCGGAACCTGCCTTCTCTACCAACGACGACCACGTCGTCGTCGCCACTGGTGACATCGACGTGGCCACCGCGCCACAGCTGTCGGAAGCGCTCCGTGTCGTCATCGGGCGCGGTCACCCACAGGTGGTGCTCGACCTGGCTGGTGTTGACTTCATGGACTCGCAGGGTGTCCGCGTGATCGTGCGGGCCCACAAGCAGCTCGAGCGCACGGGTGGCGCCCTGGTCGTGCGCGGACCTCAGGCGCAGACGCGGAGCGTCCTCGAGGTCACGGGCCTGTCGCACC
This genomic window from Actinomycetota bacterium contains:
- a CDS encoding nucleotide sugar dehydrogenase yields the protein MTDTSPTRVVIVGQGYVGLPLAMRAVEVGHHVVGFDIAHDRVKRLSGGESFVEDVPADVLGAALATGRYEPTSEPRGCAGFDVAVITVPTPLREGVPDLSHIEESARVLARFLRPGATVILESTTYPGTTEELVLPILEEGSGLSAGRDFHMGYSPERIDPGNPTWNVVNTPKVVSGIDAASLEAVKGFYDSIVEQTVPVSSPKEAELTKLLENTFRHVNIALVNELAMFASDLGIDVWEAIDAASTKPFGYLRFTPGPGVGGHCLPIDPSYLSWRVKRALGQSFRFVELANDVNDHMPDYVVSRLTVALNRAHKAVNGSRVLLLGLSYKKNTGDARESPAMVVADRLLALGAEVRAADPYVLSEQVDRRISLVDVSDDEVQAADAVVVLTDHDAFDYEALARARYVLDTRNRLKGDNVERL
- a CDS encoding alpha/beta hydrolase — encoded protein: MTDLRIAGHDLELAATAYGDPANPPVVLLHGGGQTRHAWGTAGNAFAARGRYALSVDLRGHGDSQWAPDGDYGMGAFASDVLAVSAALPQRPALVGASLGGLASLVAVGESDDPVATALVLVDVTPMVEMDGAMRIRNFMLEGMGGFKRLEDAADAIAAYIPSRPRPRDLSGLRKNLRQRDGKWHWHWDPRFVRGRDGIDGQEGLVDHDRLAAAARRVSVPTLLVRGRMSDIVSEDGVRELRELIPHAEVVDVAGAGHMVAGDRNDAFNGSVTEFIEHTVPAH
- a CDS encoding Zn-ribbon domain-containing OB-fold protein; amino-acid sequence: MPDFMAELAPDPWTEPFWRAAGEHRLVAPRCTNCGTFRMPPVPFCHTCRHQDVEWVELSGRGTVFTFVITRRALIPQLEDAVPNVVAVIDLEGAPGCRLVSNVLEVDPEAVEIGLPVVVAWDDVNETVTIPRFVPDESRS
- a CDS encoding thiolase, which codes for MTVKDQAAVVGVGSTPYYKRGESWPQTLIEMACKATITALDDAGLTVDDLDGFALYSGGFDTSLIAQILGVPEVRFTATLTGGGGGSAGSVGLAAAAIHAGMANVVVSLMTLAQGGQRFGSIFARKETRVAAGGGPYSSVPRTPENDFLGPSGLAGPGQMFGLLARRHMHQYGTKREHFAEVAISTRDNAIRRSTSIMRTPLTLDEYFEARMIADPLCLYDFCLESDGAVAVITTSAERARDLRHPPAYVVGSANGGAGRWGQAISWFGMPEEYFASSGHRPVATRVYEMAGVGPRDIDVALLYDHFTPMVLMQLEDYGFCAIGESGPFVAEGSIRWPNGSIPVNTHGGNLSEAYVIGMTHVREAVEQIRGTAVNQVEGAELALVTGGPASIPVSALILRR
- a CDS encoding acyl--CoA ligase is translated as MNIAMLLEMAAESLGDRVAVSSPDRGALSYAELLGRSRAAACLLAELGAERLVTVDLNSEAVPVGLFGAAMAAVPYVPLNYRLADSQLVAVLMRVAPAVAVVDPSRASRVGGGVPGLDLVTRDDLLGARVGAAPPEATDPDAIAVLLFTSGTTGEPKAAVLRHRHLTAYVLESVEFLGADPGEAALVSVPPYHVASIAAVLTSVWSGRRIVYLSQFDPAAWVQTARAEEVTHAMVVPTMLGRILDVLERDEGLPALRHLSYGGGRMPAAVVERAMTLLPHVGLVNAYGLTETSSTVAVLTAEDHREAFASREPAARARLGSVGKPLPSLELEIRDADGRPVATGVRGEIWVRGEQVSGEYLGRERALNDDGWFPTNDGGRLDDAGYLYVDGRLDDVIVRGGENISPGEIEDVLLEHPSVAEAAVVGVPDDEWGEAVAAAVVLVDDGRATEAELQDWVHVHLRSSRRPAQIQIRTELPYNETGKLLRRELRAELSTS
- a CDS encoding flavin reductase codes for the protein MIVVTTATAGERAGCLVGFHTQSSIDPERFAVWLSKANYSFRVALFAETFAVHALAATDTELATLFGAQTGDEIDKFGRCRWTEGPDGVPLLDDCPNRLVARRIGAFDDGGDHVCVVLEPLRSEVAGPFEPLSSRQVRHLQAGHDAHDRPVPGPRP
- a CDS encoding cardiolipin synthase B, with amino-acid sequence MTADDPTQRARRVLEGVLGVPVTEGNRVDPLRNGCEIFPAMFDAIEKAEHTIDFLTFIYWRGEVGSHLAEVLAKKAKAGVRVRVLLDAYGARPMDPAAIDIMHDNGVVLRWFRPLNRFRPLETNHRTHRKVMIVDEAVAFTGGVGIADEWKGDARNEHEWRDTHFRFEGPVVDGLRAAFLDNWVETDPVLFDDVDRFPHQPQPGHARAQCVRGASETGWSDIATLFRTLVQLAAERVRIATAYFVPDDDLTDRLSDAVQRGVSVEVLLPGPHADKRFVQIAAEATYQRLLEIGVRIWNFQPSMLHAKVMTVDGCLANIGSANLNSRSMALDEEINVVVLDPSLVKTLDEHFDDDLERCAEIEPGRWEERSATQRAYERLATPIRRFF
- a CDS encoding YihY/virulence factor BrkB family protein; the encoded protein is MSTAQLVPETWELSGDDARATLKRCGRRRLLSDAFQRLRWSDGFSHARSMAFMVSLGAIQGMIALVGLARAFGDGGISDVIVRSVKGAAPGPVADLLTTTISQAQRAGASHNYMGLAFGVIGWLITATTAMGQLERGLNRIYGVEKDRPALHKYGFALALAVSVGALLTAAVGVLAFGRAISHSIGNPAWARAWDVAAWPVGVGLALAAIALLFRWSPRRRQPAWSWLVFGSSVAVALWFVMTVGLGEFFSRSASFGRTYGPLAGMVALLLWSLLTSIALFFGAAIAAQLEAVRADAASPQDQQKVAESEPDAGPSSASSSPQVPALGRA
- a CDS encoding diacylglycerol kinase family lipid kinase — translated: MERVAVVAHQRKSLDGGLPDLRRQLADAGVEEPLWFEVPKSRKAPKRVRDAIRQGAELVLVWGGDGMVQRCIDVLAGHDVALGILPAGTANLLATNLGIPHDLDEALRVALSGRNRRLDVGRVNGEHFAVMAGVGFDARMIGGADGSSKDKLGRLAYVRSGVKATRAGAAKVRIKVDGVRWFKGAATCVLVGNVGTATGGLVVFRDAEPDDGVLDVGVVTAKGSLQWLRLLSRAARKEPGRSPFVHMTRARKVDVRLDRDVLYELDGGSRSKVSRLRFRVEPGAITVRVPA
- a CDS encoding phosphatase PAP2 family protein encodes the protein MAITPTVPPRRLMSRRPRVETGVACSAPQRANARSHDANPEWVRTISSRRPIAVITLASAATATVKTRPVAADGSMCRRSRSRSRGCSRTSVLTIEESSARRGATGSIRGQRRASAQPRRPAVTAGTKTLARITRVSFQYRTHHRPKRASSLRRLGGSRFGNGGQMASASTHATRPRDNEPPSDAWPTRVGDIGPERTGLRARYPRATAAASVLVAGYVAVGVAMLALGLLVTKVLAGGPVGRADVEATRWLSEHRDGALDLLTSVLSRSADTAGAVAIALLVVIILARRRRWRDAGVLVAGLGLELFTFLAVNFLVDRPRPAVPKLGSVPSTSSYPSGHSAAVLVIYASIAIFVSAGGARQASRVLAWAAAVIMPTAVGFARVYRGMHHPLDVAAGLVMGAAVLFVAFAAFRAADVAARGAPESNGSAPLERERV
- a CDS encoding phosphatase PAP2 family protein: MVRTHSGLASWDLAFARWGAEHATPVSTRGLRDISLLGGTVGVIAIAGVVGVLEYRRRPNRAIPALLALTVLGQFAIVNIVKAVVDRQRPSVHQLTGYSGSSFPSGHAAAAAATLAVVALLLGRGRPRAVRNLLAGGAVGLATLVAASRVMLGVHWFTDVLAGMAVGWGWLALCSIAFGGRLLQFGAPVAEAEAIAEQAPATISDRAESRSPATRLG
- a CDS encoding STAS domain-containing protein; protein product: MITPRGPKLDLSSPKPVPEPAFSTNDDHVVVATGDIDVATAPQLSEALRVVIGRGHPQVVLDLAGVDFMDSQGVRVIVRAHKQLERTGGALVVRGPQAQTRSVLEVTGLSHLIQPED